The sequence below is a genomic window from Polaribacter vadi.
CAGATATTTATTTAACGCTAATGAAGTTTTAGAAATTTATTTTGAGGAGGCAGAAATGCATGCAAAATGGCGTGGAAATGATAATATTGAGTTGTTAAAAGTAAGTGACAGCTCATTCTACATGAAAGAATTGAATGAAAAAATGATTTTTGTGAGCAATCCAACAATGCATATTGAACTGGCTCCCAAAACAGAACATGATGGAATTATATATCGTTTTGATAAAATGGCTAAAGGTGAAAAAACACCAGATGAATATTTTAAAGCCAAAGAATATGAAAAAGCATTGACTGGGTATTTGAATATTCAACTAAAAGATTCTTTAAATCCTACGATTAAAGAACGTACTTTAAATAAATTAGGCTATAATTATTTACGAAATAAAGAATATGACAATGCCATTGAAATTTTTAATATAAACAAAGCATTATATCCAAAAAGTTCTAATGTGTATGATGCTTTGGGTGATGGTTATTTAGCTAAAAAAGATACTACAAACGCTATCGTTTATTATCAAAAAACATTAGCTATAAATCCTGAAAACTCTAATGCTAAAAAGGCGTACAAAAAATTAACAGCGGAATAAATTAGCTTTAAATTTTATATTTCTTTCTTAAAATTACTATCTTTAAATTTCAATTTAAAGAACATGAAAACTGCCCAAGAATACTTTGATGAATATGCTCTA
It includes:
- a CDS encoding tetratricopeptide repeat protein, producing MKKLSYLLILCILISSCTSQKNTEDFINATSGRYLFNANEVLEIYFEEAEMHAKWRGNDNIELLKVSDSSFYMKELNEKMIFVSNPTMHIELAPKTEHDGIIYRFDKMAKGEKTPDEYFKAKEYEKALTGYLNIQLKDSLNPTIKERTLNKLGYNYLRNKEYDNAIEIFNINKALYPKSSNVYDALGDGYLAKKDTTNAIVYYQKTLAINPENSNAKKAYKKLTAE